aagatcagccatgatctcattgaatggcagagcaggctcgaggggccagatggcctactcctgctcctagttcttatgttcttatgtcctatACCTATGTCAGAGACTTTAACGTCTCTAAGTGCTGGGTGTGTTCTTCTATCCCTACCAATTCCCAAGCAGGTATCCCACTACAGCCTGTTCCTTTTACTTTATCCCAAATGGCAGAATGCTACATTTTCCAAAATCCCGACTATACCCTTCCCCAATGTGGAGACACCAGAACCAAAGAAATGATAAACCATGAGGTTAAGAGATGGCGATCTGCAGGCTGCCCATTAAACACTTTCAAGGGATGGTATCAACATGTCTATGATCGGAAACAGAAACCACCCCAAGTAACCTTCCCAACTGGTCATAATCAGACTGGGACCATATGTTTAATCAGCTATAATCATAGAGCATGGAATGTGGGATACAGTAAATGTGAATATTATTTGGATGTGAGTACCAGTAAAATGTGCACTCATGACTCAAGAAAGGTAGTGGTCTATGGATATGAAGAGAATCCCATCGACTTTAACGGGCTACCTAATCACACCGATGGGACAAATTTTACAGAACGTTGGTCCCAATATTCTACCTATAATAGCACCTATTACATCTTCAGTAATACTGCATAACCTTGGCTCCCAGTGAGCGGGAGAGGAGCGTGCTATTTAGGATTCATTATACCCTTCATCCGTCATTCCCTTTCCCTTTCCCTAGCCGATGCTATAAACGCAGACTCAAAACATGGACCTCTCATCCCACAGTTTGAGAAATATCAACCTCCCGCTATCATCAAGAGGTCTAAACGTGAGATCACAGGGGCTGAGAAATGAATATCATCGTACTGACCAGAGAATACATTAAATTGGCTGCAGCCTGAGAGAAAATAACCCAATGACACTGCCCGAGCTCTAAGTAGCATTTCAGCCAAGATGCTAGCCATTCGAACTGTGGCTTTACTTGGAAGTCCAACCTACTTAAGCACCAGcggagtcacactggggagaggccgttcatctgctcggtgtgtgggaagggattcactcagtaatCCCACATGCtgaggcaccagcgagttcacaagtgactgcagggattggatttggattctgctgttaatcacatctgGACCGAACCATCTTCACTCTGACAGCTGGAGTTTGTTGCTGCTGATATTAATCAGCCTGAAAACTGGGGTGTTTATTGATGTTCTGTATAAATATTGATTAAATCAGCTTTGATTTAGACACTGTTTTGAATATTTGGTTTCCTCAATGATAAGAGGAGACTGATTGATCTGTTGACTGGGACATTATTTTGATCTTTTCTTACTCTGAATTATTTCTGTTCTCTGGTTCACCTTCTCCCAGATTAAACACTGAGCTTTCATCAATCCTATCAATCTGTTGGAGACATTGGGCGGTTGGTGAGTTTCACCTGATATTGGTGTCAGTTGCCCTCGGACGATTTCCCAGTTTTCTGAAATTCCAGTGTGGTTCTGTGTTGATGTAATGATCGGAGTTTCAGTTCCAATGCTGATGATGGAGGGCCTGTGCTGACAGAACCACATAATCATTAcagttcaggaggaggccattcagcccatcgagcctgcactgctcaccgaaagaacattctacctaatcccactcccctgccttatccctgtaaccttgcacattctttctttgcagataataatccaattcccttttaaatacaTTGATTGAAGCTCCATCTCCATCTGAATATGTTCTTTCCAGACTCCatccaccctctgggtggaaacaTTTGGCCTCGCATCACCTCTGCtccttttgctaattattttgaatctgtgctctctcGTTCTTGATGTACTCCTGAGGGGAAATAGCTTTTcattatttaccctgtccaaacccctcaggatcttgattaCCTCTACAAGTCTCCaaacagccttcttttctccaaggaaaacagacccaacctctcctcatagctccagTTATTTATCCCtcgaatcattcttgtgaagcttCTTTGGACTCTGTACTCcattgccttcacatccttcctcaagtttaATATAATTATCTCCTGGGAtgtggtgtcgctggctgggtatTTACTTcccatcattaattgcccttgaactgagtggtttgctctgtcgtttcagagggcattttcagagtcaaccactttgctgtgggtctggtgtcacatgtgggccacaccaggtaagggcaggagatttccttgcctaaaggacatgagggagccagatgggtttttatgacaaacaacaatggtttcgtggccatcattagacttttaaatccagatttaaaaaaattgaattcacatTCCACCATTCCATATACTAACTAAGAAGTAAATTTCTGGACTAAAGAATtgtgagttctttgaagatgtaacaagcaaagtggataatggggatcctggagatgtagtatatctggacctcCGGAAGACGTTTGATAAgttgccgcacagaaggttaattgacaaggtgaaatcacatgggattaggggtaatttattagtttagatagaagactggctgacagacaggggacagagagtcaggataatggatatttttctggatggcaagatgtaactagtgggctgCCACAgagttcggtccttgggccccagctatttacaatctatattaatgactttgataCAGGTATAGAAGGTTCTATAACCAAATTCGCAGattacacaaaaataggtgggacaggaagctgcaatgagaaaataagaacctgacaaatggatatagataggttaggaaagaaaatggaatgttagcaaaaggaattgagtaataaagagttgttgcaactatacacggCATTGGGAAGACCGCACCTGgattattgtgcacagttttgaccCCTTTTTGAGGAAagttgtagtggcattggaggcagttcagaggaggttcacgagattgattccagagatgaggggtttgtcgtatgaggagagattgaacagtttaggcctatactctctggagtttagaagaatgaggggagatctaattgaggtaaagAAGATGTTAAAAGGTATAGATAGTGGGTGgcaagatagcacagtggttggcattgttgcttcacagcgccagggtcccaggttctattcccggcttaggttactgtctgtgcggagtccgcacattctccctgtgtcggcgtggctTTTCTCTGGgcgtttcggtttcctcccacaagtcccgaaagccatgCTGTTGGTTAATTTGGGCatcctgaattatccctctgtgtacctgaaaaggtgttggaatgtggcgacttggggatttccacagtaacttcattagagtgtaagcctacttgtgacaataatgaagatcataaagtagacgtggagctgatgcttcctcttgtggggcattttaaacgagaggtcataatcttagaataagaggtagcaaatttaaaacagatttgaagagaaactacttcttccaaagggttgtgaatctgtggaattcgctaccccagagtgcggtggatgaagggacagtgaataaattcaaagaggagttagacagatttttaattggtaatgggttgaaggcttATATAGAGTTGAgctcaggatgggatcagccatgatcacattgaaagtgtttaggcttgggaggctaaattgcctactcctgctcctcggtcatgtgttctcgggagatgctctggctgattttgcaatccagctcttggtctttagcattgtgggtagcagatgaggaacatatcagctatgatagaAAGGCGGAGTAAacacgttgggccaaatggcctaattctgctcctgtatcttatgaacttatgactgcagtcagaagtcttacaacaacaggttaaattcccaacaggtttgtttcaaatgactagttttcagagcactgctccttcctctgaaagctagttatttgaaacaaacctgttggactttaacctagtgttgtaagacttcttactgtgctcaccccagtccaacgccggcatctccacatcagaacttctgactgtacacagaacaatacttttcactgtaccgcagtacatgtgacaataaaacagatACAATACAAACAAGTCTTTTTTACCCATCCCTATGTGCTCACTTTCCTTTTAAGTACCAAAAGTTGAAATTTCCCATTCTTTGTTTCTTATAGTTGTGATCATCCTGATCACTATCATCTCCTCCACACCCCTTCAAGATCTCTGCACTAATTTAATTCCAGCCACTATTGCACTCCTAATTTATTCGGTCCACCATTACTGGCCTtttctcagctttgacaaagagtcatcggactcgaaacggtagctcttttctcttcctacagatactgccagacttgctgagattttccagcattttccctttcgttgctGGCCTTTTATCATTTGACTGGGccacaagctctggaatttcctccttaaaactcTGCGACTCTCTAACTCACTttcctctgtcataatatacatctatgtatataatggagtgcagacaggcagtgattgacacttaaatctggttaggctagtatcaggtctccagtcaagtcagtatcgTGCCaatccacagttgaacatgtataatagtttagatgtaaaataaaatcgtgttgcatttcatcaagtgttggaagtctgtctctcgctacactgcatcaagtgcagtccacatcgacccagtctgcccaacacatcatcctCTGTTAAGATTATCCTTAaaatctaatatctcctcatgttgCTCACTGTCAATTGTTATTTTATAACATTTCTCTGAGATGTGTTAAAAAGCTTGATTCTGTCAAGGCACAATAAATACGAATTGTTGTCACTACCCTGGACAGATATAATTGTTCGGTCTCATACATACGAATTTGTAACTCGGAGTTAAACACTCTGTCATGAAGAAACATTTGAAAAATATTGCCCTcaacaatgatggcgactgagcCTGCTGCTGCCCCCAATGAAGATGGTGGATGCGCGTGCGCTTCGCTACTACCGCCCCAGCACAGGTGGTGGGTGCGCGCGCGCACGGCAGCGAGTGCCCCAATAAAGTTGgcgagtgcgcatgcgcagctacgCTGGTGCGTGGAGAGATGGTGGACTCGCTGTCCCGTCTGTGAGAAAGCTCAGGGCCCCCGGTACCGGTAGGTTATTCTTCCGGGTTTTCGGTTTACATAACATGTTTAAGAAGTGTGTCCAACGACGCGCCTAATCGAGCTCTCCCTCGCTTCCGCCATTCCCAACTTTCCGGATTTTGGATCCCAGAAAGAACTTTCGTTGCGCCGCCATtaatcgcactgcgcatgcttcacttGCCCCAGTACcgccccctcattcactccgattggctggaggaccagccactCCCGACCAGTCATCTGAATCCGCCCCCTGAACCCTATTGGTCAgcagctgccgtcaatcattgcCCGGGCATTGTGAGGTGTCAGATGAGAGGTCCGTAtcggggggcgggatttactgacaCCAGTGGGGCCCCAGAGCCGAATGTGAAACATTGAACAttctccactctcactgtccGTCACTTCCGGCTTCTCTCCACAAACAACCTCACAGAGACCAGGGGGGCGtcactgacccagtgacaatgtcactgcattaGTGGGAAAGTCTAATGTAACCCCTCCTGTTCAAAACGGCAGAAAATAGGAAACTAGTTAGTTTAAAACCTCTTGTTGGGAGACttggaatccattattgaggaagtagtaactggacatttggaaagtcaaaccgCAATCCATcagtcagcgtggttttgtgaaaaatgaaatgaaatgaaaatcgcttattgtcacgagtaggcttcaatgaagttactgtgaaaagcccctagtcgccacattccggtgcctgtccggggaggctggtacgggaatcgaaccatgctgctggcctgcttggtttgctttaaaagccggtgatttagctcagtgagctaaaccagcccctagggtaGATTGTGTTTGACTCATTTGTTTGGAGTTGTTTAAAGTAATAAGCCagatatttggacttccagaatacatttgagaagatggaatttaacatgcataagtgtgaggttatccattttggtcagaggaataaaaaggcaacttattatttaaatggagagaaactttagAGGACGTTGGTTTGGGTGAtgaacaaatatttcacatctgtctccaGCCAAGAGAATGAGGAAGTAGATATGGAACTCTGGGAGAGAGACCGAGAGTTTCTTGAGCGAATTGACAGAAGGAGTGCCAAGGCATTGgaagtgttggcaggcttaaaagtggacaaatctccaggtctggatgaattgtgtccaggatgctgtgggaggcgagattGTAGGGGCCCTGACCCAAATTTCTAATTCCTCTTTGGCTATGAGGTTggtgctagaggactggagatCAGCTAATATGATTCCACTATTTAAGGAAGATTgtcgagataagccagggaactgcaaagcagtgagtctcacgtcagtggtagtgGAAACTATCGGAGAAAATTCTGACGGagtgaatctatctccacttggagaggcaaggtttgatcaggaatagtcagcatggctcagcgggaggtcatgcctcacaaattttgattgattgattgacacCAGGTGTGTTGATGGTGGTAGTGACGTAGTTTACACAGATttcagcctttgacaagatcccacatgggagactttatAAAGAAGACAAATACACATGTGATACAGAGTAACAtggtaaggtggattcaaaattggcttagctgtaggagagggtgatgacagacggctgctttagtgtctggaagccagtgtccagtggggttAGCACAGGGATCTGCGCTGGGTCCcctgttgtttgtcatttatataaacgccATAGATGACTTTGTGTGGGGTAGAATCATTACCTTTGTGGATGACACACAGCTTGGCCTGgtgattaacagtgaggttgagtgtcttgggttacaggaagatatagacaggatgatcaaatgggcagaaacggggcagatggaatttaaccctgaaaaatgtgaggtgacacactttggaaggagtaatttgaaaaGGAAGCATTCAATGAACGGCCTGACACTGTGAcgtctgaggaacaaagagaccttggcctgtttgtccatagatctctaaaggtggaagggcaggttaataggatggtgaaagAGGCATATGGGGCACTTGTCCTTTAGCAATTGAGGCATAGATGGGGTCGCAGTGACGTCTCAGGAACAGTGACGTCAGCCTTCAGACCATCTTCATGTTGTATTTGGCGTCATCCCCGCTGCTGCCTCCGCCGCCCCCGCCAGCGTGCGGCACGAAGTCGACATGAATGTTGTGTTTGATGGGCCCGCTGACCCGGCTCCAGATGAAGAGTAAAGTGAAGCAGAGCGACACCACGGTGAAGAAGGAGGTGAAGCCCATGGTGGTGGCCACCAGCAGCGTGTGGGTGTCGAAGGGGTATCCGGGCCGCAGGCCGGCCTTGGCCCGGGAGTCGGAGCGCCCAGCCAGTCCCAGCTCCTGAAGCGAGAGCGGCCGCACCTGTAGCGAGGCTGAGGCCGTGGCGTTGCCGCCGGCGTTGCGGGCCACACAGCGGTAGGTGCCGGAGTCCATGCGGCGGACCGAGGTGATCTGCAGGCTGCCGTTCGGCAGGAGGCGGCTGCGGCCCACGGCGGGGCCAGAGAGgagcgggggcgcggggggcagGCTGGGGTCCGGACGCCCGGGGAGGAGGCCGCGGTCCTCGGGTTTCAGGCCCTGGTCCTCGGCTATTAGGCCCAGGCCCCCGGGGAGGCCCATCCCAGCCTCGGGGTGGCCTAGCCGCTGGCGCCGTGGGTTGAGCCACATGATGAGGGGCAGCGGCTGGCCGTCAGCCGAGCAGCGCAGGGTGACGGTCTGGCCCTCTCGGGCCTGCAGCCGCTGCGGCCTCTTGTCGCGGATGCGGGGCCGGCGGCAGCTGAAGGTGCTGGCAGGGAGGGAGCCGGCGGCCTCGGGCAGGCGGCGGCCGCGGAGGGGCGGCGGGGAGGCACAGGCGGGCGGCTGGGAGCCCAGGAAGCGGAGGCGATGGCGCCGGCGGACGATCCAGAGCAGGCGGCAGTCGCAGGCCAGCGGGTTGAGGCCGAGGCCCAGGCTCTGGAGGGAGGCCAGCGAGCGGAAGGCGGTGGCCGGCAGGCTGGCCAGCTGATTGGCCGTGACGTCCAGCAGCCGGAAGTAGATGAGGCCCCGGAAGGCGGCGTCATGGATGACGCGCAGGCGGCCGCCCACCAATCGCAGCTCCTCCAGGCGGGTCACATGCTGCAGCAGCGCTCCGCGGATGGCAGTGATGGGATTGTGGGAGAGGTTGAGGAAGCGCAGGTAGGCCTGAGTCCTCAGGCTGGCATAGGGAACGTCGCTGAGGTTGCAGCGGGTGACTGAGAGCCAGACCAAATTGAGGCCCAGGAGGCAATCGGGGCCTAGTTGGGCCAGCGAGGCCCATGAGTCGATTTCCAGCAGGCGGAGACGGGACAGGCCCTGGAAGGGGCGGCCGGGCAGGGCGGTGGCCTTGGGAAAGGCCAGCAGGCGGAGGGCGGTCAggttgaggaggggggagaggacaggcccgGGCGGCCAGGCCAGCGCGGCGCCGCGGACGGTGAGTTGGTTGAGGCCGCTGAGGCCTGCCCAGGCCCGCGGGCCGGCCCAGGCCAGCTCGGGGGAGCCCAGGCTGAGGGTGCGCAGGGCGGCCAGGCCGCGGAAGGTGTGATCGCTGAGCAGCAGCAGCGGGTTGCCGGCCAGCTCCAGGCTGCGGAGGGCGGCCAGGCCGCGGAGGGCTCCGGGCTGCAGGTAGCGCAGGAGGTTGTGGCCTAGGCCCAGGCGCCATAGCCGCTCCAGGCCGCC
The window above is part of the Scyliorhinus canicula unplaced genomic scaffold, sScyCan1.1, whole genome shotgun sequence genome. Proteins encoded here:
- the LOC119960564 gene encoding leucine-rich repeat and immunoglobulin-like domain-containing nogo receptor-interacting protein 1, whose amino-acid sequence is MKLMRPGGRTLLPVVWPPLLPLLLLLGPGLGCPSDCLCWSPNRTVSCSSRGLEALPRGIPAGTRALDLSGNRLERLDWGPARGLSRRLEELELGHNRLRELEAATLGGLERLWRLGLGHNLLRYLQPGALRGLAALRSLELAGNPLLLLSDHTFRGLAALRTLSLGSPELAWAGPRAWAGLSGLNQLTVRGAALAWPPGPVLSPLLNLTALRLLAFPKATALPGRPFQGLSRLRLLEIDSWASLAQLGPDCLLGLNLVWLSVTRCNLSDVPYASLRTQAYLRFLNLSHNPITAIRGALLQHVTRLEELRLVGGRLRVIHDAAFRGLIYFRLLDVTANQLASLPATAFRSLASLQSLGLGLNPLACDCRLLWIVRRRHRLRFLGSQPPACASPPPLRGRRLPEAAGSLPASTFSCRRPRIRDKRPQRLQAREGQTVTLRCSADGQPLPLIMWLNPRRQRLGHPEAGMGLPGGLGLIAEDQGLKPEDRGLLPGRPDPSLPPAPPLLSGPAVGRSRLLPNGSLQITSVRRMDSGTYRCVARNAGGNATASASLQVRPLSLQELGLAGRSDSRAKAGLRPGYPFDTHTLLVATTMGFTSFFTVVSLCFTLLFIWSRVSGPIKHNIHVDFVPHAGGGGGGSSGDDAKYNMKMV